A region of bacterium DNA encodes the following proteins:
- a CDS encoding UDP-glucose/GDP-mannose dehydrogenase family protein → MGAVLSKVAVIGAGYVGLTTAACLADLGNDVMVVDVNREKIDELNRHRVPFYEPGLNELVERNATAGRLRFTTSYPEAMSGAEYAIIAVSTPEGEGGEADLSYVESAANSIADSMDGPLVVVNKSTVPPLTGDMVSRVLRERNGTHRADVVSNPEFLREGSAIQDFMHPDRVVIGGHDREAAERVAKLYEPLDAPILITHNIYTAEMVKYASNAFLAARISFINEIARICERVDADAKLVAEGMGLDKRIGPSFLDAGIGYGGSCFPKDVKALAALAERFDYHPELLHAVMDINRDQRMLVVDKLRECLEELNGRVIGLLGLAFKPNTDDLREAPSLDIARVLLAAGAIVRAYDPAAMRGAHAVLPEIEYPSDPYTLAAGADALVVVTEWNEFRRLDLKRVKHSMRTPVVVDGRNIYDPPTMRDLGFTYRGIGRE, encoded by the coding sequence ATCGGCGCTGTTTTGAGCAAAGTCGCGGTCATCGGCGCGGGGTACGTCGGCCTGACCACCGCCGCCTGCCTCGCGGACCTCGGCAACGACGTGATGGTGGTGGACGTCAACCGCGAAAAGATCGACGAGCTGAACCGCCACCGGGTGCCGTTCTACGAACCCGGACTGAACGAGCTGGTGGAGCGAAACGCGACCGCCGGGCGCTTGCGGTTCACGACGTCGTACCCGGAGGCGATGTCCGGGGCCGAGTACGCGATCATCGCGGTCAGCACGCCGGAAGGTGAAGGCGGCGAGGCCGACCTTTCCTACGTGGAGTCGGCCGCGAATTCAATCGCGGACTCGATGGACGGGCCGCTGGTCGTCGTCAACAAGTCCACCGTGCCGCCGCTGACGGGTGACATGGTGTCGCGAGTCCTCCGCGAGCGCAACGGGACCCACCGCGCCGACGTGGTGTCCAACCCCGAGTTCTTGCGCGAGGGTTCCGCGATCCAGGACTTCATGCACCCGGACCGCGTCGTGATCGGCGGCCACGACCGGGAGGCGGCGGAGCGCGTGGCGAAGCTCTATGAACCGCTGGACGCCCCGATCCTGATCACACACAACATCTACACGGCGGAGATGGTCAAGTACGCCTCCAATGCGTTCCTCGCCGCCCGGATCTCGTTCATCAACGAGATCGCGCGCATTTGCGAACGCGTCGACGCGGACGCCAAGCTCGTCGCCGAAGGCATGGGCCTGGACAAGCGCATCGGGCCCAGCTTCCTCGACGCCGGCATCGGCTACGGCGGCTCATGTTTCCCCAAGGACGTCAAGGCGCTGGCGGCTCTCGCCGAGCGTTTCGACTACCACCCGGAGCTGCTGCACGCGGTCATGGACATCAACCGCGACCAGCGGATGCTGGTCGTCGACAAGCTGCGGGAGTGCCTCGAGGAGCTGAACGGGCGGGTGATCGGCCTGCTGGGGCTCGCGTTCAAGCCCAACACCGACGACCTTCGCGAAGCGCCGAGCCTGGACATCGCCCGGGTGCTGCTGGCCGCCGGCGCCATCGTGCGGGCCTACGACCCGGCCGCCATGCGCGGCGCCCACGCGGTGCTGCCCGAGATCGAATATCCAAGCGACCCGTACACGCTGGCGGCCGGCGCCGATGCGCTGGTCGTGGTCACGGAGTGGAACGAGTTCCGCCGCCTCGACCTCAAGCGGGTCAAGCATTCGATGCGCACGCCGGTGGTCGTCGACGGCCGCAACATCTACGACCCGCCGACGATGCGCGATCTCGGCTTCACGTACCGGGGGATCGGCCGCGAGTAG